The Centroberyx gerrardi isolate f3 chromosome 12, fCenGer3.hap1.cur.20231027, whole genome shotgun sequence genome has a window encoding:
- the tent5aa gene encoding terminal nucleotidyltransferase 5A, producing MSEDDSSSTTSSMSDTEGSNVSVLSWEQVQRLDAILTETIPIHGRGNFPTLEMKPRQIVKVVRSRMEEKQIHVRDVRLNGSAASHILHEDSGLGYKDLDLIFCADMKGESDFQTVKDIVLDCLLDFLPDCVNKEKITPLTLKEAYVQKMVKVCNDSDRWSLISLSNNRGKNVELKFVDSLRRQFEFSVDSFQIKLDSLLLFYECSENPMAETFHPTIMGESVYGDFGEALDHLRHKIICTRNPEEIRGGGLLKYCHLLVRGFRAASESEMKSLQRYMCSRFFIDFSDIGEQQRKLESYLQNHFVGLEDRKYDYLMTLHGVVNESTVCLMGHERRQTLGLIAMLAVRVLAEQNVIPNVANVTCYYQPAPYVADGNFSNYYIAQVQPVFACQQPAYSTWLPCN from the exons ATGTCAGAGGACGACAGTAgctccaccaccagctccaTGTCTGACACAGAAGGCAGCAATGTCAGCGTCCTCAGCTGGGAGCAAGTGCAGCGCCTGGACGCCATCCTGACGGAGACCATCCCGATCCACGGCCGGGGAAACTTCCCCACTCTGGAAATGAAGCCCCGGCAGATCGTCAAAGTGGTGCGCAGTCGGATGGAGGAGAAGCAGATCCACGTCCGAGATGTTCGGTTAAACGGGTCTGCAGCCAGCCACATTCTCCACGAGGATAGCGGACTGGGCTATAAGGACCTTGACCTCATATTTTGCGCAGACATGAAAGGCGAAAGTGATTTCCAGACTGTGAAGGACATCGTTTTGGACTGTCTCCTGGATTTTTTACCCGACTGTGTGAATAAAGAGAAAATCACCCCGTTAACGTTAAAG gaggcttATGTGCAGAAGATGGTGAAGGTGTGCAATGACTCAGACCGCTGGAgcctcatctctctgtccaACAACCGGGGGAAGAACGTGGAGCTGAAGTTCGTGGACTCCCTCCGGCGGCAGTTTGAGTTCAGCGTGGACTCCTTCCAGATCAAGCTGGACTCCCTGCTGCTGTTCTACGAGTGCTCAGAGAACCCCATGGCCGAGACCTTTCACCCCACCATCATGGGCGAGAGCGTGTACGGGGACTTCGGCGAGGCCCTGGACCACCTACGTCACAAGATCATCTGCACCCGGAACCCGGAGGAGATCCGCGGCGGGGGCCTGCTGAAGTACTGTCACCTGCTGGTGCGGGGCTTCCGGGCCGCGTCCGAGTCAGAGATGAAGTCACTGCAGCGCTACATGTGCTCGCGCTTCTTCATCGACTTCTCTGACATCGGCGAGCAACAGCGCAAGCTGGAGTCCTACCTTCAAAACCACTTTGTGGGCCTGGAGGACCGCAAGTACGACTACCTGATGACCCTGCACGGGGTGGTCAACGAGAGCACGGTGTGCCTGATGGGACACGAGAGGCGGCAGACCCTGGGGCTCATAGCCATGCTGGCGGTGCGCGTGCTTGCCGAGCAGAACGTCATCCCCAACGTGGCCAATGTTACTTGTTACTACCAACCCGCCCCTTACGTGGCAGATGGTAACTTCAGTAACTACTACATAGCACAGGTACAGCCAGTCTTCGCTTGCCAGCAGCCTGCTTACTCCACCTGGCTGCCCTGTAACTGA